A genomic window from Halorubrum lacusprofundi ATCC 49239 includes:
- a CDS encoding tubulin/FtsZ family protein, with the protein MKAVLLGVGQAGGKLTTALAEFDADAGYGAVLDALAVNTASADLEPLPLDTVLVGQSRVNGHGVGGDNELGAEVMEEDSVEVLDALASKVNADAEALFVVAGLGGGTGSGGAPVLVRELSRVYDVPVYALGVLPGRDEGEMYQVNAGRSLKTLVREADATILLDNDAWRSSGESVEGGYAAINASMAKRVGLLLAAGESVDGVAESVIDTSEVINTLRAGGMAAVGFSSAPAAEDAEENVTTVMSAVRSAVMTGMSLPNATDADAALVAIAGDPDRISRKGAEKARKWLQEETGSMQVRGGDFPLDSDRVAALVLLGGVERSRRVEKFLERARQAVRDEPEEQPDPAEAFQNDELDDLL; encoded by the coding sequence ATGAAAGCGGTCCTCCTCGGCGTCGGACAGGCGGGTGGGAAGCTCACGACAGCACTCGCTGAGTTCGACGCCGACGCCGGCTACGGCGCGGTGCTCGACGCGCTCGCGGTGAACACGGCATCGGCGGATCTGGAGCCGCTCCCGCTCGACACGGTCCTCGTCGGCCAGTCGCGGGTGAACGGTCACGGCGTCGGCGGCGACAACGAACTCGGTGCCGAGGTGATGGAGGAGGACTCCGTCGAGGTGCTGGACGCGCTCGCATCGAAGGTGAACGCCGACGCGGAGGCGCTGTTCGTGGTCGCGGGGCTCGGCGGCGGCACCGGCTCCGGCGGCGCGCCGGTGCTCGTCCGTGAACTGAGCCGCGTGTACGACGTCCCGGTGTATGCGCTCGGCGTCCTCCCCGGCCGCGACGAGGGGGAGATGTATCAGGTGAACGCCGGCCGGTCGCTGAAGACGCTCGTCCGTGAGGCCGACGCGACGATCCTGCTCGACAACGACGCGTGGCGCTCCTCGGGTGAGTCGGTCGAGGGCGGCTACGCGGCGATCAACGCCTCAATGGCGAAGCGAGTCGGACTCCTGCTCGCGGCCGGTGAGTCGGTCGATGGGGTCGCCGAGTCGGTCATCGACACCAGCGAGGTGATAAACACGCTGCGCGCCGGCGGTATGGCCGCGGTCGGTTTCTCGTCCGCGCCCGCCGCCGAAGACGCCGAAGAGAACGTTACGACCGTGATGAGCGCGGTTCGGAGCGCGGTGATGACCGGAATGTCGCTTCCGAACGCGACTGACGCGGACGCCGCCTTAGTCGCTATCGCGGGTGATCCCGACCGAATCTCTCGGAAGGGAGCCGAAAAGGCGCGCAAGTGGTTACAGGAGGAGACCGGGTCGATGCAGGTGCGCGGCGGCGACTTCCCGCTCGACTCCGACCGGGTGGCCGCCTTGGTTCTCCTCGGAGGCGTCGAGCGCTCGCGCCGCGTCGAGAAATTCCTCGAACGCGCGCGACAGGCGGTGAGAGACGAGCCGGAGGAACAGCCCGATCCCGCCGAGGCGTTCCAGAACGACGAGCTTGACGACTTGCTGTAG
- a CDS encoding DUF7310 family coiled-coil domain-containing protein, producing MTDDTHDRDRAFADAGEPPETTGDGRRGVSAARGGTERSGPDQTSLAGKNRSTVAGSDTEPSAEPSVDPNTESSDDRVEERLRAVERALTGTDDAVADIGDGAAATAEREELSTRLDDLEARVEELEAATQAIRGYVGSIRAVNQAVERRADLALARASENHGAGEKAVENEGTLTDDDTTAGDDSIAGSGTTADDNTGANDDTLDGVVPSETALDAAVPSERQRENGTGAASTSAVDPGEADGDRADDSWRAGALDRLRDSL from the coding sequence GTGACCGACGACACTCACGATCGCGACCGGGCGTTCGCCGACGCCGGGGAGCCACCGGAGACGACGGGCGATGGTCGTCGAGGCGTATCAGCAGCGAGAGGGGGCACGGAGCGTTCCGGGCCCGATCAGACCTCGCTCGCCGGCAAAAATCGGAGCACAGTCGCCGGTTCAGATACCGAGCCGAGCGCTGAGCCGAGCGTCGATCCGAACACCGAGTCGAGCGACGACCGGGTCGAAGAACGGCTTCGCGCAGTCGAGCGGGCGCTTACCGGGACCGACGACGCCGTCGCAGACATCGGCGACGGAGCGGCCGCGACCGCGGAGCGTGAGGAGCTGTCGACACGGCTCGACGACCTCGAAGCGCGCGTCGAGGAGCTGGAGGCGGCGACGCAGGCGATCAGGGGGTACGTCGGATCGATCCGGGCGGTGAACCAAGCGGTCGAGCGCCGCGCCGACCTCGCGCTCGCCAGAGCGAGCGAGAACCACGGTGCGGGCGAGAAGGCAGTCGAAAACGAGGGCACGCTCACTGACGATGACACGACCGCGGGCGATGACTCGATCGCCGGTAGTGGAACGACTGCGGACGACAACACGGGCGCGAACGACGATACACTCGACGGCGTCGTGCCGAGTGAGACCGCCCTCGACGCCGCCGTTCCGTCAGAGCGACAGCGAGAGAACGGGACGGGAGCGGCGTCCACGTCGGCAGTCGACCCCGGCGAAGCGGACGGCGATCGAGCGGACGACTCGTGGCGCGCCGGCGCGCTGGATCGGCTCCGTGACTCACTGTAA
- a CDS encoding M24 family metallopeptidase — translation MNDGSDDADSRDRLPLRTDLTPIVEAVAAADADAFVTVGDRFDDDLRYLTRFSGPDRAYALVIVPADDAGGRAVCCAPSLFREQAEREFVASARSRSADDGGFHDGVAREVRTERVGNHAGERAAAVIRDLLGGEDSEPTLLVPPSIPHDAAVYLERAGNALASTNAVARARARKTDAEIDRLRRVQCAAVAGMARAETMLAESEVVEVESVEDTDTERRPALRWEGAPLTTERLRRAVNATLADRGVRDAGDTAIGAGPSAADLHYVGDDPIRPGETVLIDISPRGPDGYRGDLTRTFVVDGDGGWERRAYLAVESAREAALAEIEPGVPTKTVHGEAAAELAAYGFDPNAGEGEAGFTHGAGHGVGVSLHESPSLSGAGELRPGHVVTVEPGVYDPDVGGVRLGDLVVVTEDGYEVLAEYPFGIVPNERE, via the coding sequence GTGAACGACGGGAGCGACGACGCCGATTCGCGCGATCGTCTCCCGCTCCGCACCGATCTCACCCCGATCGTCGAGGCGGTCGCGGCCGCGGACGCCGACGCGTTCGTCACGGTCGGCGATCGGTTCGACGACGACCTTCGGTACCTCACGCGCTTTTCCGGGCCGGACCGAGCGTACGCGCTGGTGATCGTTCCGGCCGACGACGCCGGGGGCCGCGCCGTCTGCTGTGCCCCGTCGCTGTTCCGCGAACAGGCCGAACGTGAGTTCGTCGCGAGCGCGCGCAGTCGAAGTGCCGACGACGGCGGTTTCCACGACGGCGTCGCTCGCGAGGTACGGACCGAGCGCGTCGGCAACCACGCTGGCGAGCGCGCGGCGGCGGTCATTCGCGACCTGCTCGGCGGCGAGGACAGCGAACCCACCCTGCTCGTCCCCCCGTCGATCCCGCACGACGCGGCGGTGTACCTGGAACGCGCCGGCAACGCGCTCGCGTCGACCAACGCGGTCGCGAGGGCGCGAGCGCGGAAGACCGACGCCGAGATCGACCGGCTCCGCCGCGTCCAGTGCGCGGCGGTCGCGGGGATGGCACGCGCGGAGACCATGTTGGCTGAAAGCGAAGTCGTCGAGGTGGAATCCGTCGAGGATACCGACACAGAACGCAGGCCCGCCCTCCGCTGGGAGGGCGCCCCCCTGACGACCGAGCGGCTGCGGCGAGCGGTGAACGCGACGCTCGCCGACCGCGGCGTCCGCGACGCCGGCGACACCGCGATCGGCGCCGGCCCGTCGGCGGCCGACCTCCACTACGTCGGCGACGACCCGATCCGGCCGGGCGAGACGGTGCTGATCGACATCTCGCCGCGCGGGCCCGACGGGTACCGCGGCGACCTGACCCGGACGTTCGTCGTCGACGGCGACGGCGGCTGGGAGCGTCGGGCGTACCTCGCGGTCGAGTCGGCCCGAGAGGCCGCGCTCGCCGAGATCGAGCCGGGCGTCCCGACTAAGACCGTCCACGGCGAGGCCGCCGCCGAGCTGGCCGCGTACGGGTTCGACCCGAACGCGGGGGAGGGCGAGGCCGGGTTCACTCACGGCGCCGGCCACGGCGTGGGAGTGAGCCTCCACGAGTCGCCGTCGCTGTCGGGTGCGGGCGAACTGCGACCGGGCCACGTCGTCACGGTCGAGCCCGGCGTCTACGACCCGGACGTCGGCGGTGTCAGACTGGGGGACCTCGTCGTCGTCACCGAAGACGGGTACGAGGTGCTGGCCGAGTACCCGTTCGGGATCGTGCCGAACGAGCGCGAGTGA
- a CDS encoding acyl-CoA thioesterase, with product MPTVSDTYIENRQRVQPTHTNNYESAHGGNVVKWMDEIGAMSAMRAAGETCVTAKINGLDFKRPVPQGDTCIVESYVYAVGRTSLRTRIRAYRESPRTGERELTTESYFVFVSVDADGTPTPVPELTVEGDRCRELRDAALAAEPDEER from the coding sequence ATGCCGACCGTCAGCGACACCTACATCGAGAACCGTCAGCGGGTCCAGCCGACCCACACCAACAACTACGAGTCGGCTCACGGGGGCAACGTCGTCAAGTGGATGGACGAAATCGGCGCGATGTCGGCGATGCGCGCCGCCGGCGAGACGTGCGTCACGGCCAAGATCAACGGGCTCGACTTCAAGCGGCCGGTGCCACAGGGCGACACCTGCATCGTCGAGTCGTACGTGTACGCGGTCGGACGAACGAGCCTCCGCACGCGGATCCGCGCGTACCGCGAGTCCCCTCGGACCGGCGAGCGCGAGTTGACGACCGAGTCGTACTTCGTGTTCGTCTCCGTCGACGCCGACGGGACCCCGACGCCGGTGCCGGAGCTGACGGTGGAGGGGGACCGCTGCCGGGAGCTCCGCGACGCCGCGCTCGCTGCCGAGCCCGACGAGGAGCGCTGA
- a CDS encoding DUF7311 family protein, protein MIRVVLTVLVAVALLAASMPALEDARVSTTDDRLGTESDRVERAIGGLVSGSMSVSDPSLAARTTVTIRAPAGVTAARIGRLALVETEQSGNESGAALRYRIDGGRDRTVPIVSDAVTATVEVVDGPIALRTRGESRLDLRLVDDGGPIVRITRIE, encoded by the coding sequence GTGATCCGCGTCGTCCTCACGGTCCTCGTCGCGGTTGCGCTCCTCGCGGCCTCGATGCCGGCGCTGGAGGACGCCCGCGTCAGCACGACCGACGATCGGCTCGGAACCGAATCGGACCGCGTCGAGCGAGCGATCGGCGGGCTCGTCTCCGGGTCGATGAGCGTCTCAGATCCGTCGCTCGCAGCCCGGACGACGGTGACCATCCGAGCGCCGGCCGGCGTCACCGCGGCGCGGATCGGCCGCCTCGCGCTCGTCGAGACGGAACAGTCTGGAAACGAGTCCGGCGCCGCGCTCCGGTATCGGATCGACGGGGGCCGCGACCGGACTGTCCCGATCGTCTCCGACGCAGTGACCGCGACCGTCGAGGTCGTCGACGGGCCGATTGCGCTCCGAACGCGCGGCGAGAGTCGTCTGGACCTCCGCCTCGTCGACGACGGCGGCCCGATCGTCCGGATCACGCGGATCGAGTGA
- a CDS encoding DUF7563 family protein, translating to MPTCQNCGSFVTTDYVRVFTPNEVDRPRVCPACEDLVRDGADVREARATRSN from the coding sequence ATGCCGACCTGCCAGAACTGCGGTTCGTTCGTCACGACCGACTACGTTCGGGTGTTCACCCCGAACGAGGTCGACCGGCCTCGGGTCTGCCCCGCCTGCGAGGACCTCGTTCGCGACGGTGCCGACGTTCGGGAAGCACGCGCGACCCGAAGTAACTGA
- a CDS encoding ATPase, T2SS/T4P/T4SS family, protein MSFDLPSLSRLGGDDTSLRSLPWLDGDTDSCQCDPSFREPVGTGVDDRVVLSVDADDCPGRGDLAASPACLATVVETLTERDADVIRTHHAGRERTYAGRAAACLIAAGRFREQIEFHETRLAERVTREPIEAAREASGREGPPKRIAAETGLAETVASAEETGDVLRAHAGPTIAATRIASAPPPDAALVDRWEIDTGATVRLYEGAGPLRTYHLTPPSARLDDEAVERLADAKDRLLDDPTGGDRAPGRAVRSIASAGDPVSTLVDVLRRHTRGYGAFEHVFADDRVSDATLSAPVAENPLRVVVDGERCRTNVRLPPEGAATLASRLRRTSGRGFSRASPTLDATIEAEAGRVRVAATTAPASDGLSFTFRRGDPDAWTLARLVDGGTITPAAAGLLSVAVKRGVTGLVAGGRGAGKTTALGSLLWELPAETRSILIEDTPELPAAAVTAAGRDTQRLRVGDGAEPSPSEAVRTALRLGGGAIVVGEVRGEEAAALYEAMRVGAAGEAVLGTIHGEDPAAVRERVVTDLGVSPSSFAATDLIVVLDDHRVETIAEVVGHDGEASFEPLFERTGSGLVSTGRIDRGESRLVESLAETDESYASVRDAVDRRGERIGEAARTGRITPERYVGRDGDGWQRTDSLGGGNQ, encoded by the coding sequence ATGAGCTTCGATCTCCCTTCGCTGTCGCGGCTCGGTGGCGACGACACGTCGCTGCGCTCGCTCCCGTGGCTCGACGGCGACACAGATAGCTGTCAGTGCGATCCATCGTTCAGAGAGCCAGTCGGGACCGGTGTTGACGACCGAGTGGTCCTTTCAGTGGACGCCGACGACTGCCCCGGGCGCGGCGACCTCGCGGCGAGCCCCGCCTGCCTCGCGACGGTCGTGGAGACGCTGACGGAGCGCGACGCCGACGTGATCCGGACGCACCACGCGGGCCGAGAGCGAACCTATGCCGGGCGGGCCGCGGCGTGCCTGATCGCCGCCGGGCGGTTCCGAGAGCAGATCGAGTTCCACGAGACGCGGCTCGCGGAGCGCGTGACCCGAGAGCCTATCGAGGCAGCGCGGGAGGCGAGCGGCCGCGAGGGACCACCGAAGCGGATCGCCGCGGAGACCGGACTGGCCGAGACCGTCGCTAGCGCTGAGGAGACCGGCGACGTGTTGCGAGCGCACGCCGGTCCGACGATCGCGGCCACGCGCATCGCGTCGGCGCCGCCGCCGGATGCGGCGCTCGTCGACCGATGGGAGATCGATACCGGCGCGACCGTGCGACTGTACGAGGGAGCGGGACCGCTTCGGACGTACCACCTCACGCCCCCCTCGGCCCGGCTCGACGACGAGGCCGTCGAGCGGCTCGCCGACGCCAAAGACCGACTGCTCGATGACCCAACCGGCGGCGACAGGGCACCAGGGCGAGCGGTGCGGTCGATCGCGTCGGCCGGTGACCCCGTCTCGACACTGGTCGACGTGCTTCGACGACACACGCGCGGATACGGCGCGTTCGAGCACGTGTTCGCTGACGACCGCGTGAGCGACGCGACGCTGTCGGCGCCCGTCGCCGAGAATCCGCTTCGGGTGGTCGTCGACGGGGAGCGGTGTCGCACCAACGTCAGGCTGCCGCCGGAGGGGGCGGCGACGTTGGCGTCCCGCCTTCGGCGGACGAGCGGGCGAGGGTTCTCCCGAGCAAGTCCCACGCTCGACGCGACGATCGAGGCCGAAGCCGGTCGAGTTCGGGTCGCAGCGACGACGGCCCCCGCCAGCGACGGCCTCTCGTTTACGTTCCGCCGCGGTGACCCGGACGCGTGGACCCTCGCGCGGCTCGTGGATGGAGGGACGATCACGCCCGCGGCCGCTGGGCTCCTTTCCGTGGCCGTCAAGCGAGGCGTGACTGGACTCGTGGCCGGCGGCCGCGGCGCGGGGAAGACGACCGCGCTTGGGTCCCTCCTCTGGGAGCTGCCAGCCGAGACGCGATCGATATTGATCGAGGATACGCCGGAGCTGCCGGCCGCCGCGGTGACTGCGGCCGGGCGCGACACCCAGCGGCTCCGAGTGGGTGACGGCGCAGAGCCGTCACCGAGCGAGGCGGTGCGAACTGCCCTCCGGCTCGGCGGTGGTGCGATCGTCGTCGGCGAGGTCCGCGGCGAGGAGGCAGCGGCGTTGTACGAGGCGATGCGCGTCGGCGCGGCCGGCGAGGCGGTCCTCGGGACGATCCACGGCGAGGACCCCGCCGCGGTCCGAGAGCGGGTCGTTACCGATCTCGGCGTCTCCCCATCCTCGTTCGCTGCGACCGATCTGATCGTTGTGCTCGACGATCATCGCGTCGAGACGATCGCCGAGGTCGTCGGTCACGACGGCGAGGCCTCGTTCGAGCCGCTGTTCGAGCGAACCGGATCAGGGTTGGTCTCTACCGGCCGGATCGATCGCGGGGAGAGCCGGCTCGTCGAGTCGCTCGCAGAGACCGACGAATCGTACGCATCCGTCCGCGACGCCGTCGATCGGCGGGGAGAGAGAATCGGTGAGGCAGCGAGAACCGGCCGGATCACGCCGGAGCGCTACGTCGGCCGCGACGGCGACGGCTGGCAGAGGACGGACAGCCTCGGCGGTGGCAACCAATGA
- a CDS encoding UvrD-helicase domain-containing protein codes for MTDPTVTRLFGGPGSGKTTALLDRVEGILDDGDADVRDVLVVSYTRAAAAEIRERLAERLDISPRSLQGNVCTMHAKAYELLDLSRGDVVGEDDKEEFCEEYGIEFEDQHGGAGRRTARSTTIGNKIIATSQWLQRTERDVSDWYDVPFQWDVEEVRLPPEEDPNAQEGNKYTPTWPSDDERIDIPETIRAWRGYKGDNDLVGFADMLERVAQRSLVPNVDYLIIDEFQDITTLQYNVFEEWEPHMRKVLIAGDDDQVVYAWQGADPDLLLDTDVDEDVVLPNSYRLPSEILNVVNAEIRHIDKRQEKDLHPRKEGGSVEAIQSPSMLELVRNVRYTVDDDEGSVMCLFRARYQMFDFIDEFIDHGIPFTMLTDGRMWTDRVQDYVSAIEKSDAGDPVNGLEARRLADMLQDSAFGTHERDEFYDFLDDREEAADADDISLIEVTTDELDAHIPFMPDANSADDMVRKVTSFQRKSMGAYFGGDYEGADPTRVRVGTIHSAKGREADHVFVATDLTEKVVEQMAASIDDPTDVDGIEEFTKTTSPVPVLTDNERRVFYVGMSRARERLVIMESLISGAPTLPISVLLFNELRDEPAQELVDEVQAELAVPEPEP; via the coding sequence ATGACCGATCCCACGGTGACGCGACTGTTCGGCGGTCCGGGCAGCGGGAAGACCACGGCGCTCCTGGACCGCGTCGAGGGGATCCTCGACGACGGGGACGCCGACGTCCGTGACGTGCTCGTCGTCTCGTACACGCGCGCAGCCGCCGCCGAGATCCGCGAACGACTCGCAGAGCGGCTCGACATCTCCCCGCGCAGCCTCCAGGGGAACGTCTGTACCATGCACGCGAAGGCGTACGAGCTGCTCGATCTGTCGCGCGGCGACGTGGTCGGCGAGGACGACAAAGAGGAGTTCTGCGAGGAGTACGGCATCGAATTCGAGGACCAGCACGGCGGCGCCGGGCGGCGGACCGCGCGGTCGACGACGATCGGTAACAAGATCATCGCCACCTCGCAGTGGCTCCAGCGCACCGAGCGTGACGTGTCCGACTGGTACGACGTGCCCTTCCAGTGGGACGTCGAGGAGGTTCGGCTCCCGCCCGAGGAGGACCCCAACGCTCAGGAAGGGAACAAGTACACCCCGACGTGGCCCTCCGACGACGAGCGGATCGACATCCCCGAGACGATCCGCGCGTGGCGCGGCTACAAGGGCGACAACGATCTGGTCGGCTTCGCGGACATGCTCGAACGCGTCGCGCAGCGCTCGCTGGTGCCGAACGTCGACTACCTGATCATCGACGAGTTTCAGGACATCACGACGCTGCAGTACAACGTCTTCGAGGAGTGGGAACCGCACATGCGGAAGGTGCTCATCGCCGGCGACGACGACCAGGTCGTCTACGCGTGGCAGGGCGCCGACCCCGACCTCCTCTTGGACACCGACGTCGACGAGGACGTGGTCCTCCCGAACTCCTACCGGCTGCCCTCCGAGATCCTCAACGTCGTCAACGCCGAGATCCGTCACATCGACAAGCGGCAGGAGAAGGACCTCCACCCCCGCAAGGAGGGCGGCAGCGTCGAAGCGATCCAGTCGCCGTCGATGCTCGAACTCGTCCGGAACGTCCGGTACACCGTCGATGACGACGAGGGCAGCGTGATGTGTCTGTTCCGCGCGCGCTACCAGATGTTCGACTTCATCGACGAGTTCATCGACCACGGGATCCCGTTCACGATGCTGACCGACGGCCGGATGTGGACGGACCGCGTGCAGGACTACGTCAGCGCCATCGAGAAGTCCGACGCGGGCGATCCCGTGAACGGACTGGAAGCCCGGCGGCTCGCGGACATGCTGCAGGACTCGGCGTTCGGCACCCACGAGCGCGACGAGTTCTACGACTTCCTCGACGACCGCGAGGAGGCGGCCGACGCCGACGACATCTCGCTCATCGAGGTGACGACCGACGAGCTCGACGCCCACATCCCGTTCATGCCCGACGCGAACAGCGCCGACGACATGGTCCGGAAGGTGACGAGCTTCCAGCGGAAGTCGATGGGCGCGTACTTCGGCGGCGACTACGAGGGGGCGGACCCGACCCGCGTCCGCGTCGGCACTATCCACTCCGCGAAGGGCCGCGAGGCCGATCACGTGTTCGTCGCGACGGATCTCACCGAGAAGGTGGTCGAGCAGATGGCCGCCTCCATCGACGACCCGACCGACGTGGACGGCATCGAGGAGTTCACGAAGACCACGAGCCCGGTCCCCGTCCTCACCGACAACGAGCGCCGGGTCTTCTACGTCGGGATGTCCCGCGCCCGCGAGCGGCTCGTGATCATGGAGAGCCTCATCAGTGGGGCGCCGACGCTCCCGATCAGCGTCCTGCTCTTTAACGAACTCCGCGACGAGCCCGCACAGGAGCTCGTCGATGAGGTGCAGGCAGAGCTGGCCGTCCCCGAACCCGAGCCGTGA
- a CDS encoding DUF7533 family protein: MRLGLTDMIGLAASLIFALPLANYAIVRLFAGEVALGVGLLAVAAAMVVLPQYFLDPGRILRGLLTGLLPRQLRELIMPDTVETGPDNAGSVEGSSTEDEATDATHEDATAVEK; this comes from the coding sequence ATGAGGCTCGGACTGACCGACATGATCGGGCTGGCGGCGTCGCTGATATTCGCCCTCCCGCTCGCGAACTACGCGATCGTCCGGTTGTTCGCCGGCGAGGTCGCGCTCGGCGTCGGCCTACTCGCCGTCGCCGCCGCGATGGTCGTGCTCCCCCAGTACTTTCTCGACCCGGGACGGATCCTGCGGGGACTGCTCACGGGACTGCTTCCCCGGCAGCTCCGCGAACTCATTATGCCCGATACTGTTGAGACGGGACCGGACAATGCGGGTTCTGTCGAGGGCTCGTCGACCGAAGACGAGGCAACCGACGCGACGCACGAGGACGCGACCGCGGTCGAGAAGTGA
- a CDS encoding HVO_0416 family zinc finger protein, giving the protein MSSSAPSADDDVFDEFLSDRGHETEIVRWDRSYNKLQCPECGALHPEGTARCDVCDWRPT; this is encoded by the coding sequence ATGTCTAGTAGTGCACCCAGCGCGGACGACGACGTGTTCGACGAGTTCCTGTCCGACCGCGGCCACGAGACGGAGATTGTACGCTGGGACCGATCCTATAACAAGCTCCAGTGTCCGGAGTGCGGTGCGCTACATCCCGAAGGAACCGCACGGTGTGACGTCTGCGACTGGCGCCCGACCTGA
- a CDS encoding riboflavin synthase, giving the protein MFTGIVEDTGTVRDRTETEDGLRLRIAVDGFDDLHHGQSISVSGVCLTVEEYDTGTDNADGDDWFEVFLASETVAKTYLGEIGAGDAVNVERAMPADGRFDGHVVQGHVDTVAEVTAIERVGEDWRFTFSIPEGHGDYLVDKGSVTLDGISLTVAEKRTDEFDVAIIPTTYELTTLSEKSVGDPIHLEVDVIAKYVENMVDGY; this is encoded by the coding sequence ATGTTCACCGGCATCGTCGAGGACACCGGAACCGTCCGCGATCGGACCGAGACCGAGGACGGGCTCCGCCTCCGGATCGCCGTCGACGGGTTCGACGACCTGCATCACGGCCAGTCGATAAGCGTCAGCGGCGTCTGCCTGACCGTGGAAGAGTACGACACCGGTACCGACAACGCGGACGGCGACGACTGGTTCGAGGTGTTTCTCGCGAGCGAGACGGTCGCGAAGACGTACCTCGGCGAGATCGGCGCGGGCGACGCGGTCAACGTCGAGCGCGCGATGCCCGCCGACGGGCGATTCGACGGCCACGTCGTGCAGGGCCACGTCGACACCGTCGCCGAGGTGACGGCGATCGAGCGCGTCGGTGAGGACTGGCGGTTCACCTTCTCGATCCCCGAAGGTCACGGTGACTACCTCGTCGACAAGGGGTCCGTGACGCTCGACGGCATCTCGCTGACAGTCGCGGAGAAGCGGACCGACGAGTTCGACGTCGCGATCATCCCGACGACCTACGAGCTGACGACGCTCTCGGAGAAGTCGGTCGGCGACCCGATTCACCTCGAAGTGGACGTGATCGCAAAGTACGTCGAGAACATGGTGGACGGATACTGA
- a CDS encoding phosphoglycerol geranylgeranyltransferase, whose product MNNPWDDWDHVLKVDPDKELHGNETFEDVCRTGTDAIEIGGTLDVTAEKMSRVVDAAAEYDVPLYQEPSNPGVVIDSPALDGYLIPTVFNAGGPFWITGAHKEWVRIDDLDWDRTNTEAYIVMNPEASVAQLTEANCDLSADDVEAYAKVAERMFGQEIVYVEYSGMFGDTEKVAAAHDALDEAALFYGGGIHGYESANEMAAHSDVIVVGDLLHDEGVDAVRETVKGAKDAKDAKDA is encoded by the coding sequence ATGAACAACCCGTGGGACGACTGGGACCACGTGCTGAAGGTCGATCCCGATAAGGAGCTGCACGGGAACGAGACCTTCGAGGACGTCTGCCGGACCGGAACTGACGCGATCGAAATCGGCGGGACCCTCGACGTCACCGCGGAGAAGATGAGCCGCGTCGTCGACGCCGCCGCCGAGTACGACGTGCCGCTCTATCAGGAGCCATCGAATCCGGGTGTCGTTATCGACTCGCCCGCCCTCGACGGCTACCTGATCCCGACCGTGTTCAACGCCGGCGGCCCGTTCTGGATCACCGGCGCGCACAAAGAGTGGGTCCGCATCGACGACCTCGACTGGGACCGGACGAACACCGAGGCGTACATCGTGATGAACCCCGAGGCGTCGGTCGCTCAGCTGACTGAGGCCAACTGTGACCTCAGCGCCGACGACGTGGAAGCCTATGCGAAGGTGGCAGAGCGCATGTTCGGCCAAGAGATCGTCTACGTCGAGTACTCCGGCATGTTCGGCGACACGGAGAAGGTCGCCGCCGCTCACGACGCGCTTGATGAGGCCGCCCTCTTTTACGGCGGCGGGATCCACGGCTACGAGTCGGCCAACGAGATGGCCGCCCACAGCGACGTTATCGTCGTCGGCGACCTGCTCCACGACGAGGGCGTCGACGCGGTCCGTGAGACGGTGAAGGGCGCGAAGGACGCGAAGGACGCAAAAGACGCCTGA